The following proteins are co-located in the Actinomycetes bacterium genome:
- the glgX gene encoding glycogen debranching protein GlgX has protein sequence MLEPGPRHGERPWPGQWAPLGVTPDDEGVNVAVWTEDAHGVEMCVFSDDGVETRYSLDEQTFHVWHGYLPGVRPGDRYGFRVHGPWDPARGHRFNPAKLLVDPYARAVDGPLVDDDAIFGHVRGGDTGVRDERDSAPYVPKSVVVRDGFDWGEDRPPRVAWSDTIIYEAHVKGLTRRHPGVPEPLRGTYAGLAHPAALEHLIGLGVTAVELLPVHQFVTEPRLHQSGLSNYWGYSTLAYFAPHAGYSSSGSRGAQVGEFKAMVKALHEAGLELILDVVYNHTAEGDDHGPTLSFRGIGNAAYYKLANDRRRYADYTGTGNTLDLSHPHVLQLVMDSLRYWVQEMHVDGFRFDLASALARSLHDVDMLSGFLTTIQQDPVLSGVKLIAEPWDVGAGGYQVGEFPPLWSEWNDQYRDTVRDFWRGRSGGVRALGYRLSGSSDLYADDGRRPFSSVNFVTCHDGFTLRDLVTYERKRNEDNGEHNRDGSDDNRSWNHGVEGESADLQVLSSRRRTMRSMLATLLLSTGVPMITAGDEIGRTQDGNNNAYCQDNEVSWVDWALEPWQRDLLEFTRSLLELRRAHPVLRHRHFFEGRPAVPGGPKDLAWFAPDGSELTDDLWWSPGLHTLGMYLAGDALQARNARGEPITDTSFLLLLHGAEHEAEFVLPAAPWAGKYQRLFDTADERPRPAHWMDSPGDVVVLGARSFVLLEAHREPLGRGPGQRPAS, from the coding sequence ATCCTCGAGCCCGGACCTCGTCATGGTGAACGTCCCTGGCCCGGGCAGTGGGCCCCGCTGGGGGTGACCCCGGATGACGAGGGGGTCAACGTCGCGGTGTGGACCGAGGACGCGCACGGTGTCGAGATGTGCGTGTTCTCCGACGACGGCGTGGAGACGCGCTACTCCCTCGACGAGCAGACCTTCCACGTCTGGCACGGCTACCTGCCCGGTGTCCGCCCCGGGGACCGCTACGGCTTTCGCGTGCACGGGCCGTGGGATCCCGCGCGCGGGCACCGCTTCAACCCGGCGAAGCTGCTCGTCGACCCCTACGCCCGTGCCGTCGACGGGCCACTCGTGGACGACGACGCGATCTTCGGGCACGTCCGCGGGGGCGACACCGGCGTGCGTGACGAGCGGGACTCCGCTCCCTACGTCCCGAAGTCGGTGGTGGTCCGCGACGGCTTCGACTGGGGTGAGGACCGACCGCCGCGCGTCGCGTGGAGCGACACGATCATCTACGAGGCGCACGTCAAGGGTCTGACCCGACGCCATCCCGGAGTCCCCGAACCGCTCCGGGGGACCTACGCCGGTCTGGCCCACCCAGCGGCGCTCGAGCACCTGATCGGCCTCGGGGTCACCGCCGTCGAATTGTTGCCGGTGCACCAGTTCGTCACCGAGCCGCGGCTCCACCAGAGCGGGCTCTCGAACTACTGGGGGTACAGCACCCTGGCCTACTTCGCGCCACATGCCGGCTACTCCTCCTCCGGCAGCAGAGGCGCTCAGGTGGGCGAGTTCAAGGCGATGGTCAAGGCGCTGCACGAGGCCGGCCTGGAGCTGATCCTCGACGTGGTGTACAACCACACCGCCGAGGGGGACGACCACGGCCCGACGCTGAGCTTCCGCGGGATCGGCAACGCCGCGTACTACAAGCTCGCCAACGACCGACGTCGCTACGCCGACTACACCGGGACGGGCAACACGCTGGACCTCTCCCACCCTCACGTCCTGCAGCTGGTCATGGACTCCCTGCGGTACTGGGTGCAGGAGATGCACGTGGACGGCTTCCGGTTCGACCTCGCCTCGGCCCTGGCCCGCTCCCTGCACGACGTGGACATGCTCAGCGGCTTCCTCACCACGATCCAGCAGGACCCCGTGCTGTCGGGGGTGAAGCTGATCGCCGAGCCGTGGGACGTCGGCGCCGGCGGCTACCAGGTGGGCGAGTTCCCCCCGCTCTGGTCGGAGTGGAACGACCAGTACCGCGACACCGTGCGTGACTTCTGGCGGGGACGTAGCGGAGGGGTGCGCGCGCTCGGCTACCGCCTCTCCGGCTCCTCGGACCTGTACGCCGACGACGGGCGACGGCCCTTCTCGTCGGTCAACTTCGTCACCTGTCACGACGGGTTCACCTTGCGGGACCTCGTGACCTACGAGCGCAAGCGCAACGAGGACAACGGCGAGCACAACAGGGACGGAAGCGATGACAACCGTTCCTGGAACCACGGCGTGGAGGGGGAGTCGGCCGACCTCCAGGTGCTGTCGTCACGGCGGCGAACCATGCGCAGCATGCTCGCCACGCTCCTGCTCTCCACCGGTGTCCCCATGATCACGGCGGGCGACGAGATCGGGCGCACCCAGGACGGCAACAACAACGCCTACTGCCAGGACAACGAGGTCTCGTGGGTGGACTGGGCCCTCGAGCCCTGGCAGCGCGACCTCCTCGAGTTCACCCGCAGTCTGCTGGAGCTCCGCCGGGCCCATCCGGTACTGCGCCACCGCCACTTCTTCGAGGGCCGCCCGGCGGTGCCGGGCGGCCCCAAGGACCTCGCGTGGTTCGCCCCCGACGGCAGCGAGCTCACCGACGACCTCTGGTGGTCGCCGGGCCTGCACACGCTGGGGATGTACCTGGCCGGTGACGCGCTCCAGGCCCGCAACGCCCGAGGCGAGCCGATCACCGACACCTCGTTCCTCCTGCTGCTGCACGGGGCCGAGCACGAGGCCGAGTTCGTGCTGCCCGCCGCGCCGTGGGCGGGGAAGTACCAGCGACTGTTCGACACCGCCGACGAGCG